The following proteins are encoded in a genomic region of Micrococcaceae bacterium Sec5.8:
- a CDS encoding MTAP family purine nucleoside phosphorylase gives MNTSLTGTPPARIGIIGGSGTYQLPGAVVTATIDVHTPYGPPSAPVTLAEVAGRTVAFLPRHGGGHSLPPQKINYRANVWALKSLGVEAVLSSSAVGGLRKGFGPDTFVVTDQLIDRTWGRADTFFDGTVVDGVPPAGVQHLPASEPFCPTLRTHVAAALKRRSIAFVPRGTVVVINGPRFSTKAESAWYVTGGADIISMTQYPEPLLAAELNMGFVNLAYITDSDTGHDGSEPVTADAVFARLKNAQDSVLAVLEATVAAISEDYQSRTLMDPEAVRRIMALPAVRELADAK, from the coding sequence ATGAATACTTCCCTCACCGGCACACCGCCGGCGCGTATCGGCATCATCGGGGGATCCGGGACATACCAACTCCCCGGAGCGGTGGTGACGGCAACCATCGACGTTCACACCCCCTACGGGCCGCCGTCTGCTCCCGTGACTCTCGCCGAGGTGGCCGGACGGACGGTGGCCTTCCTCCCCCGCCACGGCGGAGGACATTCACTGCCGCCGCAGAAGATCAACTACCGCGCCAACGTGTGGGCTCTCAAGAGCCTTGGCGTTGAGGCCGTCCTTTCCTCCTCGGCCGTGGGTGGCCTGCGGAAAGGCTTCGGCCCGGACACCTTTGTGGTAACGGACCAGCTCATCGACCGAACCTGGGGACGCGCGGACACCTTCTTCGACGGCACCGTTGTTGACGGCGTCCCGCCCGCCGGAGTCCAGCACCTCCCGGCATCCGAGCCCTTCTGCCCCACCCTGCGTACGCACGTGGCCGCCGCCCTCAAACGACGCAGCATCGCCTTCGTCCCGCGAGGAACGGTCGTGGTGATTAACGGACCCCGCTTCTCCACAAAGGCCGAGTCCGCCTGGTACGTCACCGGAGGCGCTGACATTATCAGCATGACCCAGTACCCCGAACCCCTGCTGGCCGCTGAGCTCAACATGGGGTTCGTGAATCTGGCATACATCACCGATTCAGACACCGGGCACGACGGCTCGGAACCGGTCACTGCCGACGCCGTTTTCGCCCGGCTGAAAAACGCCCAGGACAGTGTGCTGGCCGTTTTGGAAGCGACAGTTGCCGCCATCAGCGAGGACTACCAGTCCCGGACGCTGATGGACCCGGAAGCGGTGCGCCGGATCATGGCACTCCCGGCTGTCCGGGAACTGGCGGACGCCAAATGA
- a CDS encoding VOC family protein translates to MPALPAIDHIALTVTDVEISVAFYSRLWDKEPTGTMLDGSFIRRKFDLGGGASLGLTEHRAGSGGCFNERNPGLDHAGFSVTSEAELAEWAAHLDTIGVVHSGPIDAPYGTALNFKDPDGIALEFFLPK, encoded by the coding sequence ATGCCCGCGTTGCCTGCCATAGACCACATCGCTCTCACCGTGACCGACGTTGAGATAAGCGTCGCTTTCTACTCCCGTCTGTGGGATAAGGAACCCACCGGGACGATGCTCGATGGATCGTTTATCCGGCGTAAATTCGATCTCGGTGGAGGGGCGTCACTGGGACTCACGGAGCACCGCGCAGGCTCTGGCGGCTGCTTCAATGAACGCAACCCAGGCTTGGACCACGCGGGTTTTTCCGTAACCAGCGAAGCCGAACTCGCCGAATGGGCCGCGCATCTGGATACGATCGGCGTGGTCCACAGCGGCCCCATCGACGCCCCGTATGGAACGGCATTGAACTTCAAGGACCCGGACGGCATCGCGCTGGAGTTCTTCTTGCCCAAGTAA
- a CDS encoding glycosyltransferase family 2 protein: protein MTGAMVDVVLPCLNERGALPWVLSRMPDGYRAIVVDNGSTDGSAELAASLGALVVHEDRRGFGAAAHAGLLAATAELVAFCDCDGSLDPAQLPALVAPVLDGTAELVLGSRQPQRGSWPLHARIANIVLAWRLRRLTGERVSDLGPMRAARRLELLSLELQDRRSGYPLEMFLKASLRKWRIVEIPVPYAPRTGKSKVTGTLRGTVTAVRDMSAQLKAAAAASPAGPVRKRPGSE from the coding sequence ATGACCGGAGCCATGGTTGATGTTGTTTTACCGTGTCTGAACGAACGCGGCGCGTTGCCGTGGGTGCTGTCCCGGATGCCGGATGGGTACCGGGCCATCGTGGTCGACAACGGTTCCACGGACGGTTCCGCCGAACTCGCCGCAAGCCTGGGCGCACTGGTGGTCCACGAGGACCGGCGGGGATTTGGAGCAGCTGCCCATGCCGGCCTGCTCGCCGCGACGGCTGAACTCGTCGCATTCTGCGACTGCGACGGTTCACTGGACCCGGCGCAACTGCCGGCCCTGGTCGCCCCCGTTCTCGATGGCACAGCGGAGCTGGTGCTGGGCAGCCGCCAGCCGCAGCGTGGTTCGTGGCCTCTGCATGCCCGGATCGCCAACATCGTTCTCGCCTGGCGGCTCCGTCGCCTGACCGGGGAACGAGTGAGCGACCTTGGACCGATGAGGGCCGCACGACGCCTTGAGTTGCTGTCCCTCGAACTCCAGGACCGGCGCAGCGGCTATCCACTGGAAATGTTTCTGAAGGCAAGCCTGCGAAAGTGGAGAATCGTGGAGATACCTGTCCCCTACGCCCCCCGCACCGGCAAGTCGAAGGTGACCGGAACGCTGCGCGGAACCGTGACAGCTGTTCGGGACATGTCCGCCCAGCTCAAGGCCGCCGCGGCGGCTTCCCCTGCCGGACCGGTCCGTAAGAGGCCCGGCAGCGAATGA
- a CDS encoding helix-turn-helix domain-containing protein codes for MSSANLSLHFLTIAEVATAMRVSKMTVYRLVKAHAIAAVRVGRSFRVPEDAVSDYIRRSTEPAIADEDETTPD; via the coding sequence ATGAGCTCAGCGAATCTTTCTTTGCATTTCCTGACCATCGCCGAAGTAGCAACTGCCATGCGGGTTTCCAAGATGACCGTTTACCGGCTGGTGAAGGCCCACGCCATCGCCGCTGTCCGGGTGGGCCGCTCATTCCGGGTTCCCGAGGACGCCGTCAGCGATTACATCCGCCGGTCCACCGAACCCGCCATCGCAGACGAGGACGAGACAACACCGGACTAA
- a CDS encoding glycosyltransferase 87 family protein has protein sequence MRFAAPSPPPDGAQHSLLRLAAPLTVLVLVLAGLLWWMVVPHNPFESAPILGTFLSWGALIGAVSLLRRVPTRRLGAVIIAGTVLLGLIAVSAPPRTSNDSARYAWDGIVQKAGISPYSYVPVDETLADLRPGWLFAPGATGEDGRAVCAKDLFGTESVPAFGYPSGNPLCTAINRPHVPTIYPPTAEMYFFGVQFTAPDSAGYLPFQLGGLVISIAVTLMLLVALARRGLPLHLAAVWGWSPFVQLEAVNNAHVDLLSGALILAAGMLLTGGKPLRSGIAFGAAVATKLIPAIAAPALLFQRPARFIATALATFALLYVPYLAAAGAGVLGFLPGYLKEEGYSQSGGTRFGLAQLVSTGPWPPVLSAAALAVVAFRVLRRTGPGNVWEQQTIMIGLTLLIISPNYPWYALMLLPFIILSRRWEYIAVILALDTIYMLPTQDPFSLPLHQTALCLAAAALAAGVWWRRHQQLQLAASTGLESPTPIPAATTP, from the coding sequence GTGAGATTCGCTGCTCCTTCGCCGCCGCCGGACGGCGCGCAACACTCCCTTCTCAGACTCGCGGCCCCACTGACGGTGCTGGTCCTGGTCCTCGCGGGCCTGCTGTGGTGGATGGTCGTCCCCCATAACCCTTTCGAATCCGCACCGATCCTCGGTACCTTCCTGTCCTGGGGCGCACTCATCGGCGCTGTTAGTCTCCTCCGGCGGGTCCCGACACGCCGCCTGGGTGCCGTCATCATCGCAGGCACTGTGCTGCTCGGTCTGATTGCCGTCAGTGCCCCGCCGCGTACCAGCAACGATTCCGCCAGGTACGCCTGGGACGGGATCGTCCAAAAGGCGGGGATCTCCCCCTACTCTTACGTCCCCGTCGATGAGACCCTGGCCGATCTTCGGCCCGGTTGGCTGTTCGCCCCCGGCGCGACGGGCGAGGACGGGAGGGCTGTGTGCGCCAAGGATCTGTTCGGGACGGAATCCGTCCCGGCCTTCGGCTACCCGTCGGGAAATCCCTTGTGCACGGCCATCAACAGGCCGCACGTGCCCACGATCTATCCGCCCACCGCAGAAATGTACTTCTTTGGTGTGCAGTTCACCGCCCCCGACTCGGCTGGCTACCTTCCTTTCCAGCTGGGTGGCCTGGTCATCAGCATTGCCGTGACACTGATGCTGCTCGTTGCCCTGGCCCGACGCGGCCTGCCCCTTCATCTCGCCGCAGTCTGGGGCTGGAGCCCGTTCGTGCAGCTTGAGGCAGTGAACAACGCCCACGTCGACCTCCTCAGCGGCGCCCTGATCCTGGCTGCAGGAATGCTGCTCACCGGAGGCAAGCCGCTGCGCTCCGGAATAGCGTTCGGTGCTGCCGTCGCCACGAAACTCATTCCGGCCATCGCCGCCCCCGCGTTACTGTTCCAGCGCCCGGCCCGTTTCATTGCCACCGCGCTGGCAACTTTCGCCCTCCTCTACGTGCCCTACCTGGCCGCGGCCGGGGCCGGAGTACTCGGGTTCCTGCCCGGCTACCTCAAGGAAGAGGGCTACAGCCAAAGTGGCGGCACCCGCTTCGGACTTGCCCAACTCGTCTCCACCGGCCCCTGGCCGCCGGTGCTCAGCGCCGCGGCGCTGGCAGTCGTCGCGTTTCGTGTGCTGCGGCGAACCGGGCCCGGGAACGTCTGGGAACAACAGACCATCATGATCGGACTGACGCTGCTAATTATCAGCCCGAATTATCCCTGGTATGCCCTCATGCTGCTGCCGTTCATTATCCTGAGCCGCCGCTGGGAATACATCGCGGTCATCCTCGCCCTGGACACCATCTACATGCTTCCCACCCAAGACCCCTTCAGCCTTCCACTGCATCAAACGGCCCTCTGTCTAGCCGCCGCCGCCCTCGCCGCCGGCGTCTGGTGGCGCCGCCATCAACAACTTCAGCTCGCGGCCAGCACCGGCCTCGAGTCACCGACGCCGATTCCCGCCGCGACAACCCCCTGA
- a CDS encoding NAD-dependent epimerase/dehydratase family protein: MKLLVTGGAGFIGSHIVQAALAKGWSVRVLDSLLPALHPAPPVFDPRVELMTGDVTDPAAVDSALQGVDIVCHQSAKVGLGVSFADAPDYIHNNDYATAILLAAMERHHITRLVLASSMVVYGEGAYADPRTGLPVRPGPRDESDLQAGIFDPRNPDSGAVLVPAMVTEDAPLDPRNVYAASKLSQENLAAAWARSTGGSAVALRYHNVYGPRMPKDTPYAGVASLFRSALARGEAPRVFEDGQQRRSFIHVRDIAEANTAAAEFLSDGAAGFRAYNVGADEVRTIGDVATALSMFSAGPAPVITGEYRLGDVRHVTASSALIKAELGWAPSVGFEEGMREFAAAPLRGEPA; encoded by the coding sequence ATGAAACTCCTCGTCACCGGAGGCGCCGGGTTCATCGGTTCGCATATTGTCCAGGCTGCCCTCGCCAAGGGCTGGTCCGTGCGGGTTCTCGACTCGTTGCTCCCGGCGCTTCACCCCGCGCCCCCGGTCTTTGACCCCCGGGTGGAACTCATGACCGGCGACGTCACGGACCCGGCCGCGGTCGACTCTGCACTACAGGGTGTGGATATCGTCTGCCACCAGAGTGCGAAGGTCGGGCTGGGGGTCAGCTTCGCCGACGCACCGGACTACATCCACAACAACGACTACGCCACAGCCATCCTGCTGGCCGCCATGGAACGCCACCACATCACCCGGCTTGTCCTGGCCTCCTCCATGGTGGTCTACGGCGAGGGGGCGTATGCCGACCCACGGACCGGTCTTCCCGTCCGGCCCGGGCCCCGTGATGAATCTGACCTGCAAGCCGGGATTTTCGATCCCCGCAACCCGGATTCCGGCGCCGTCCTTGTCCCTGCCATGGTCACCGAGGACGCCCCCCTGGATCCCCGCAATGTCTATGCTGCCTCAAAATTGAGCCAAGAAAACTTAGCCGCAGCATGGGCCCGCAGCACTGGCGGCTCTGCAGTCGCCCTCCGCTACCACAACGTCTATGGGCCCAGGATGCCCAAAGACACACCGTACGCCGGCGTCGCATCCCTTTTCCGTTCGGCACTGGCCCGCGGGGAGGCGCCGCGCGTTTTCGAAGACGGCCAACAGCGGCGCAGCTTCATCCATGTCCGGGACATCGCCGAAGCCAACACCGCCGCCGCCGAGTTCCTCTCAGACGGCGCAGCGGGTTTCCGGGCCTACAACGTGGGTGCGGACGAGGTACGGACGATCGGTGACGTGGCCACGGCATTGAGCATGTTCAGCGCGGGCCCGGCTCCTGTCATCACCGGAGAGTACCGGCTCGGCGATGTCCGCCACGTCACTGCGTCCTCGGCGTTGATCAAGGCCGAACTGGGCTGGGCCCCGTCAGTGGGCTTTGAAGAAGGCATGCGGGAATTTGCTGCCGCTCCCCTGCGCGGAGAACCGGCATGA
- a CDS encoding DUF2064 domain-containing protein, which produces MSETLDLTVAVIAKECLPGRVKTRLSPPLSPEEAAALAQLSLSRTLETVRVLPALNRMLVIDGTPTPADADGFTVVPQVTGGLDERLAAICDAATGPLLIIGMDTPQFSARHVAPLLDDWSTGAPRHTAWIGPATDGGFWALALYRPDGSLIRGVPMSTETTGAKQLARLIAQGLSVGTLTELADMDHFTDAVNIASVLPGTDFARAVRDAAKDMHDKVLLTGALR; this is translated from the coding sequence ATGAGCGAGACCCTGGATCTTACCGTGGCGGTCATTGCCAAAGAATGCCTGCCGGGCCGCGTCAAAACCCGGCTGAGCCCTCCGCTGAGCCCCGAAGAAGCTGCCGCTCTGGCCCAGCTGAGCCTGAGCCGCACCCTGGAGACGGTCCGGGTTCTCCCGGCGCTGAACCGGATGCTGGTCATTGATGGCACACCCACGCCCGCAGATGCTGATGGCTTCACAGTCGTACCGCAAGTCACGGGGGGGCTGGATGAACGGCTCGCCGCGATTTGCGACGCCGCTACCGGTCCGTTGCTCATCATCGGCATGGACACTCCGCAGTTCTCGGCCCGCCACGTCGCGCCCCTCCTGGACGACTGGTCCACGGGCGCTCCACGTCATACCGCCTGGATTGGTCCGGCCACGGACGGCGGTTTCTGGGCCCTCGCGCTGTACCGACCCGACGGGTCACTGATCCGGGGAGTGCCGATGTCAACTGAGACAACCGGGGCAAAGCAGCTCGCCCGTCTGATCGCTCAAGGTCTGAGCGTCGGCACGCTGACTGAGCTGGCGGATATGGACCATTTCACCGACGCGGTAAACATCGCCTCGGTCCTACCCGGCACCGACTTCGCGCGCGCCGTTCGTGACGCCGCTAAAGATATGCACGACAAAGTGCTTTTGACCGGTGCCCTGCGGTGA
- a CDS encoding class I SAM-dependent methyltransferase has product MASTTHFGQGHTEPYARALANGAGTLTLRSDGKHSADAVDFDVRSWCGDASPLEHSLLQSLKGPVLDIGCGPGRLLAAAQGLGIPALGIDTSPEAVHRARARGARALEQSVFAPVPQTGLWQSIILLDGNIGIGGSITSLLLRCGQLIAPRGTLLVEVEDDEDLDIVYSAVLEDSNGNQSEPFRWARTGSLGLASRARRSEWTVSSVQRLQGRVFCRLSPGTGAGRTAV; this is encoded by the coding sequence GTGGCATCAACCACACACTTCGGCCAAGGCCACACGGAGCCCTACGCCAGAGCGTTGGCAAACGGCGCCGGGACCCTCACGCTCCGTTCGGACGGCAAACACAGCGCGGATGCTGTGGACTTCGACGTCCGAAGTTGGTGTGGGGACGCAAGCCCGCTCGAGCATTCCCTGTTGCAGAGTCTGAAGGGACCGGTCCTGGACATCGGCTGTGGACCGGGCCGGCTACTGGCTGCAGCGCAGGGTCTGGGAATTCCGGCCCTGGGGATCGACACCAGCCCGGAGGCGGTCCACCGAGCGCGCGCCCGCGGAGCCCGGGCGCTGGAACAATCGGTGTTCGCCCCGGTACCCCAGACCGGTCTTTGGCAATCCATCATTCTGCTCGATGGCAACATCGGCATAGGTGGCAGCATCACCTCCCTGCTGCTGCGCTGCGGACAGCTCATCGCCCCCCGCGGGACGCTACTGGTTGAAGTGGAGGACGACGAGGACCTGGACATCGTCTACTCCGCTGTGTTGGAGGACTCCAACGGAAACCAGAGCGAACCCTTCCGCTGGGCACGGACGGGAAGCCTGGGTCTGGCGTCCCGGGCCCGCCGCAGTGAGTGGACAGTATCGTCCGTACAACGGCTACAGGGCCGTGTCTTTTGCCGGCTCTCCCCCGGCACCGGAGCAGGCAGGACCGCGGTGTGA
- a CDS encoding cupredoxin domain-containing protein, with protein MTTSPSNPESSSTAAVPAEITIKGFKYQGAETVSPGTAVTVTNEDIEAHSITADSGAAFDTTIKAGAGTFTAPTEPGTYPYHCIFHGNMHGTITVK; from the coding sequence ATGACGACATCCCCTTCCAACCCGGAATCCTCATCGACAGCAGCGGTCCCAGCAGAAATCACAATCAAGGGCTTCAAGTACCAAGGCGCGGAAACCGTGAGCCCGGGAACGGCAGTCACGGTCACCAACGAGGACATCGAAGCTCACAGCATTACCGCCGACTCGGGCGCCGCATTCGACACGACCATCAAAGCCGGCGCCGGCACCTTCACCGCCCCAACCGAACCCGGGACCTACCCGTACCACTGCATCTTCCACGGCAACATGCACGGCACCATCACCGTAAAATGA
- a CDS encoding alpha/beta hydrolase, translated as MTEVTAHHGLFKDTNLHVEDTGGTGRPVVLIHGWPLSGESFTAQIPALQDAGYRVITYDRRGFGRSDKPHTGYTYDILTEDLHTLLEALELTDANLVGFSMGGGEVARYFTRYGSDRVRSVVFAAAVPPYMMQGQDNPDGPLTKDAAAEMTAGLTKDENSFYDDFTRQFFSVNGELKVTEVQRQEALRLCKQADKKAALACMEAFGTTDFRDDLPKVTVPALVLHGDGDGTVPFAGSGARTHAALPGSGLHVIHGAPHGCNVSHPDEFNQALLDFLQK; from the coding sequence ATGACTGAAGTTACTGCCCATCACGGCCTGTTCAAGGACACGAACCTGCATGTCGAGGACACTGGGGGCACGGGCCGGCCGGTTGTCCTCATCCATGGATGGCCCTTGTCCGGGGAATCCTTCACAGCCCAGATCCCGGCGTTGCAGGATGCCGGCTACCGGGTCATCACCTATGACCGGCGGGGTTTCGGACGCAGCGACAAGCCCCACACCGGGTACACCTACGACATCCTCACCGAGGACCTGCACACCCTTCTGGAGGCGCTCGAACTCACGGACGCTAACCTCGTCGGATTTTCCATGGGTGGTGGTGAAGTTGCCCGCTACTTCACCAGGTACGGCAGTGACAGGGTGCGCAGCGTCGTTTTCGCCGCCGCCGTCCCGCCCTACATGATGCAGGGCCAGGACAACCCGGACGGGCCATTGACCAAGGACGCGGCGGCCGAGATGACTGCTGGCCTGACGAAGGACGAAAACTCCTTCTACGACGATTTCACCCGGCAATTCTTCTCCGTCAACGGGGAGTTGAAAGTCACCGAGGTCCAGCGCCAGGAAGCCCTCCGGCTCTGCAAGCAGGCTGATAAGAAGGCGGCGCTGGCCTGCATGGAAGCCTTCGGCACCACCGATTTCCGCGATGACCTGCCCAAGGTCACCGTCCCGGCACTCGTCCTGCACGGAGACGGCGACGGCACTGTGCCTTTCGCCGGATCCGGTGCCCGGACCCACGCAGCTCTGCCCGGCAGCGGCCTGCACGTGATCCACGGCGCACCGCACGGCTGCAACGTGAGCCACCCCGATGAGTTCAACCAGGCATTGCTGGACTTCCTGCAGAAATAG
- a CDS encoding molybdopterin-dependent oxidoreductase: MTGLFSHGLQNPPSWMVFPTRPVWIYQLTQGLHVTAGIAAIPLLLAKLWSVYPELLAWPPVKSLVHGAERASIALFVGSSLLQLTTGLINTYKWYPWPFPFRETHYWLAWVIWGSLLLHIAVKLPVIAGHWRRNSPRRFDASEQAAAVGGTADAERPADAVATGPGRWSRRALLTAVAAATGAVVVTTAGQSFSWLAPANLFAPRKMGTGPQGVPVNRTAADAKVIELAKSPGWALKVRSGESSRSFTLGELRALPQHTHELPIACVEGWSQMASWRGVRVVDLLAAVGAPADSPLRFISLEPEGAYRTMNMPAEYSRDEQTLVALELNGSVLDLDHGYPARIIAPGRPGVLQTKWLHSVEVL, encoded by the coding sequence TTGACCGGGCTCTTCAGTCATGGACTGCAAAATCCGCCGTCGTGGATGGTGTTCCCCACCAGGCCGGTATGGATCTACCAACTGACGCAGGGACTGCATGTCACCGCGGGAATCGCCGCGATTCCACTGCTGCTGGCCAAGCTCTGGTCGGTGTATCCCGAACTTCTGGCGTGGCCGCCGGTCAAGTCCTTGGTGCACGGTGCTGAGCGGGCTTCCATAGCTTTGTTTGTCGGCTCCTCGCTCCTGCAGCTGACCACGGGCCTTATCAATACCTACAAGTGGTATCCGTGGCCGTTTCCGTTCCGTGAGACCCACTATTGGTTGGCCTGGGTGATTTGGGGTTCGCTCCTGCTGCATATTGCCGTCAAGCTCCCGGTCATTGCAGGTCATTGGCGTCGGAACTCTCCGCGGCGCTTCGATGCATCAGAGCAGGCCGCGGCAGTCGGCGGAACGGCCGATGCTGAGCGCCCGGCGGACGCAGTGGCAACGGGTCCCGGCCGCTGGTCCCGGCGGGCATTGTTGACAGCTGTCGCGGCAGCCACCGGTGCCGTCGTCGTGACCACCGCGGGGCAATCGTTCTCCTGGCTGGCACCGGCCAACCTGTTCGCCCCACGGAAAATGGGTACCGGTCCCCAGGGCGTGCCGGTTAACCGGACAGCAGCCGACGCCAAGGTGATCGAGCTGGCGAAATCCCCGGGCTGGGCGTTGAAGGTCCGCTCCGGCGAATCGAGCCGTTCCTTTACCCTGGGCGAACTCCGGGCACTTCCCCAGCACACCCACGAATTGCCGATCGCGTGCGTGGAAGGGTGGAGCCAGATGGCTTCATGGCGGGGAGTACGTGTCGTCGATTTGCTCGCAGCCGTCGGTGCCCCCGCGGATTCACCCTTACGTTTCATCAGCTTGGAGCCGGAAGGTGCCTATCGCACGATGAATATGCCGGCCGAGTATTCGCGGGACGAGCAGACCCTGGTGGCCCTTGAACTGAACGGCTCGGTGCTTGATTTGGACCATGGCTACCCGGCGAGAATCATCGCTCCCGGTCGTCCCGGGGTGCTGCAGACCAAGTGGCTGCACAGCGTGGAGGTCCTATGA